A region of the Montipora foliosa isolate CH-2021 chromosome 8, ASM3666993v2, whole genome shotgun sequence genome:
CTCATATCGCTTTGAGTTTTATTGACAACGATTGCTTTGCTTCGGTAACGAAACAAATATCGTGTGGATGTTAATGTTCAGGGGGTATTACTAAATCAATCAAATTAAACCACGAAACACCGAAACACCGaaaagaaacaccaaaacaccatgtatgaccccaccatatattgaatactaaccgataAAGGTTGGATTTTGAGATTAAGTATCGTTTTAGGCTAGGCCTAAAACGcccctaattcattgagattaatttaagattaggattcaggaCTAAGATTAGGCCTAATCAGACCTAAAACGATAtctaatctcaaatccaacctttttcggttagtattcaatgtaatATAGTGGGGTCATATATGGTGTTTTGCtgcttcgtttcgctgtttcagtgtttcgttgtttagtaatgtcatGTTCAGGTACCCGGTCTCTTTCTCCTCTCGAAATCTGCCTTCAAAGTCGAACACCATTCATGCCTTCTTGGGGTTTTGCGTATGCACGCTAAGTTATTTAGACAAATTTCAGTCGTTGCTGTTTCCATCACGTTTTCTCTCTAACTAAACCTGGTTTGGTTCAGAAATCTAAATTTTGgcatcttttgtttttccttaCTGTGTCCCATTCATAAGTGTATAACCTGTTCACAATGATGCATTTTCTTAAGGCCGCAAAGGCCATGTGTGGATAGCCTTTGTTTAgttatttgaaaacaaataacatTTGTGTTGAACATATGTTTACTGATTATAACTCTACTGAGTGTTTTGTACCATGACGTAGAAAAAGAGTTCAAAGTTTACCTGGCTCAATTAGACAGCCTTAAGattttcactttattgaatgGTCTGTTTAAAGTCTTTTTTGTTCCTTATACTGTATTCATAGAAGAAATATAAAGCagacatttttttaatactAGATTACGGATGTGTAGGCGAATGACAAGGCTGTATATGTGCAAATAACAATCTGCGTAGCCCTGGGCAAAGCCCACAGCCTACAAAGGAAAATGTAAGAGCTCTAGACGTGATCACATGCAGGTCGATACTTGGGGAAATACTATAAGTTGTCAGTATCGATGCGTGACGAGTGGCTTAGAGCTGGTACCTgcaaatcaaggaaaacaaaaaggtTTATTAAAGCAAGTTTGTAGTCAATGCAATATGAACAAGGCATTGCAAAAAACAACCTCTGCAGAGCATCGGAATTATCGATCTCCAGAAGATGCTTCTAAAACTCATTTCGAAAGAAGCAGCCCAACTCTTGCAAGTGAAAGCGACAGTGAGCTGTTTGGCTTGGCGCTAATTCTTGGTAAAACTTTGAACTCCGACACAAACAGATCTCATCAATTGTCAGATGAAATGCACTACGAAAATGAAAGAAACATAGAAGAAATCCCCATTTCACCAGTCAAGGAACAAGATCATATTCTTTGCAGGTGTTTTTCGGGAATCAACCGACGACTTCTAatttacaaaatgttttatttctttttcttctcggCCGTGGGGGCGTTATTTCCTTACCTCGCTGTATTTTATAAGCAACTTTGGCTTTCTGCTCACGAGACTGGAATATTGATGGGTATCAGGCCTCTGATACAACTCTTTGGAACTCCAATGTGGGGAGCGATCGCTGATACGTACAACaaaagtaaatttatttttatggtATCATTATCCGCATGGCTGGTGTCCAACTATTCCTTATCGCTTGTATCACCAGTGATCCAATTAAGTCTTTGCAGGGACAACGCGACCATAGGTATTGTTGAAGAGATCCTGGAAATACTGAAGAATAAAACTCCACCGGCCAAAACTTCCACTGATACCGTCACTCGACACAAACAAAAAGCACCGACAGTTGTGGATACAGGAAAAGATAATTCAGATCATTGGTTTGAAATTGTCGGACAGGTAAATAAAAGCAATCCGACGCGCAACACTATTCTTCGCAAATCAAAGAGTCCAAGTCGAGTGGAATTGTCTCACTTACTTGCGAATCTGTCTCACGACCTCGTGAATGGATCCAAATATAACGTGAAGTTCTCCGCAAAAGTTGATGCAACAATGGTCCCCGCCTTTAACAGGTCAAGGATTGTGCAAAACATAGGAATCTTTCCAAATGTTAAGCAGAGAAGACGGCGTCGAACAGACAAAACGTACGGGTTTTCAACACCCATTGCTCCTTTTCTGAGTTCACAAAGCGATCAACATATCAACCGAAGCAAACAAGTTTCTGGTGGCAAATCGCGCCGTTTTAAAGTAAATGACAGAGACTTTGTTTCTGACTCGGCGTTACTGGGATTTTTAAATAGTAGTCAGTCGGGTAAAGTTGACATTAAAGGGCTCGCCAACCAAGTAAACAGGGAAAAGATTGAAAGAGTGTTTGACTGGCTAAATATGGCTGGGGAATACCCATGGCCATTGGACACTATAGCTGACTATGAATCCACACAAACGTCATACGACTGGCAATCCCAACACGAGACACACCTGTTTACTATCCTCTTTTTTATCACTGCTGTTGGAACGCTAATAGCTGCTCCAGCAATCACTTTAGCTGATACTGCTACACTGCAAAACCTGGGTGAGTTTTAATGTTGTTAATTAACGAGGATTGTTAAAAGTACTTTCCCGAGCTCTCAGTTTAGAGCAAATTCAGAGAAATGTaggaattaaaataaataaagaacaaattaggaattaacgataatcgttaatttagagacaGAGAATGGGTTGGTCAAGTCAAGCCAATTTTTATATGTCAcacaaaaattaacaaaaagaaagaaaaaaagaacaaatcaGATATGTAGATTAAACCATACCTTATGGAGCTTGCATGGGACACCCAAATAGTTCGAGGAACTGACCAAGTAGGTAACCAGGACAGACCAAAACACTGACACTGTCTCACACTGGTTGTGGGATATGTGGGAACGAGATTAGACCAAAACCTCATACGTTTTGAAAAAAGCTTTTGTCTATAAATTAAAACTCATTACCAGCAGCACGCACGGGAGTGTTCTAGATGCAAATTCTTACGAGGTGTAGGTAAGGCCCTggtcaaacgccgtacttcacatgagccgaactcaaTTGACTGAGTTCAGCCCATAGGAAGTACGACGTTTGACCCGGGCCTAAGTGATCGTCTGGGAAGATCTCGTGCATTACTTCGAAGGATATCAGGCTAAATACGTTGGAGTGAGTTACCGTCTGGCTGTGCAACTTGTGTAGAATGGCGTAGTGGTTGGTCTTCATCAGCTCCTGTGACATCTGTGATCGTATGAGTTTCAgccgatctcaacctgactcgagagGTTCGACATGGCACTAAAAGAATGTTACTGATTCCCTAAGACCGCACGAAACAGTGGTGATTAGAAGGGATATGTCAAGAATAGTTGTGTTTCAGTATAAGTAAGTAATCGTTTACTATCCTCATGAAAGGTTAAGTTCGTTCCCATTTTATTGATCGTAAAATGGAAAATCCAAACCCCACTTTTCGCAGCCACTTAAACGCCAGGAGCTGAAAGGTTCTCATTATTACAAGGCATAGCTAATCACGCTTTCATCGACTTGTATTCAGTGATACAAAAACGCGCTTTATCGATGCCGCTTCCGGTTTGGAGGCGCTTGCCACAAGTTGCTAATATCGGCAAGTTGAAATGTGAGATTTTTTTATGATGGTAATTAGTAAAGATTTTCATAtaaagcagttttcaaatgactgtcgaaagtaattacgcgattgcaattgctgcgcttagtgattggttttaAAACCTTGCGTCAGTTTGTCAACCAATAAAAAagaaccaatcgcgacttgcacacgcgatttttcccgtactaatttggattggttcattgcgctgttcgcacctgctgtgattggccgaagtaattactttggtattagttttacgacactcgattgaaaaccttCAAATCTGTTCTCTTAAACTACTGATCCTCCTCTAAGTAAACAAAAGTTTCAAACTATCCCCTGAACTTCATATGAGAAGAAAGTAACTAAGCGGCGACGGTCTTTTTTGAAATTGAGTCTGGTGGAAAACAAGCGGACACTCAGGGTATTGGAATTTGTGGAACGCATAATAGTTTACGGAACGTTTAGGCGCATGCCTTTTGTGAATGTGCATCGCTCTACCTTAGGCATCTTTTTAACAACCCATTGATTAAATTGATTGTTTGCGTCTGattagcctgcaagcaggcaaGCTTGCTTGGGGCATAGAGCGAATATGGAATATGGAATTTCATCGTTATGTGGATACCTTTACGATACCTTCGctcttttcaagaacaaaaatgatGCTTTGAGTTTTTTACATTACCTGAATGGGAGAcacaacaacattaaattcacAATTGAGTTTGAGCAAAACGATGAAATTCCATTCCTTGATATTCTTATGAAACGCAAGCGTGACAACTCCTTCTCAATATCAATCTATCGAAGGAGGACATTCACCGGTCTTTACACCAAATGGAACTCTTTTACTCCgcgtaaatacaaaataaatctAGTCCGCACTTTGGCTTATCGCTGCATTGGAATTTGCTCGTCACCCCGGTTGTTACAGTTTACCTTAGATGATCTCAAGAGGATTTTGTTACTTAATGGCTACCCTGTGGGAACTATTAAATATCATATGAATGATGTCattgagaaacatcaaaataagccAAAGGATCTTTACAAAcagtggaaaaaagaaaaaaagagtctctgtttatccatgatctaaagccagccttaaatgaaaacgttggcagtgagaaactttaccTCTATTATTAGCGTATTTcttgatctaacccgaaggtcgtgggttcaattcccaccctggtcagagtttttctctgaccttgtgtgggcccatttccatcagtagggctaacgctcacagggttcatatggggtagatacttagcacttcactttacactctaatcagttaagtctgttcaaatataagtgctacacgaccaacgtttgcaaaaacgtaatccctccttgtacttgtacatgttcattgccgtgactttaacatcgtcagttcccacggcctgctcccgtctgaccttgtagctcagttggtagagtagcggtgatctaacccgaaggtcgtgggttcaattcccaccctggtctgtccttgtaaggacccatttctatcagtagggctaacgctcacatggttcatatggggtagatacttaacACTTCACATTATACTCTAACCAGTTTAGTCTGTCTAAAAAAAGCATTTCTCTTTCTTTGGGggtgtaattaaaaaaaaaggggattctaaaaaagaacaagaaagcCTTTTCCTCCCTTCTTCTCACCTACCCCTCCCTCATCTTTTTCAGTACCTCCACCCTACCCCACCTTTCCTGCACACATCTATCCCCTCTTGAGTATCACTTATGCCCACTACCTCTACACAGCATTACTCACAGACATTTCATATTTCTCAAGACCTTTCTGTATACTCACCAGAACTTGATCTTTAATTCCCTGCCACTGGATCTGCTGCCTACTCCTTAATCCattacttatttttttattttttcacccAAGGCCACTCTCGTCCTAACTTTGATATATTCACAAATCAATACAACACCACAGCCACATATGGCAGAGTCACGCCAACGTAATTGCGTAAATGAAATAGATTTCTAGAGAGAAATAGAGGAATTGAAAGGCCACCTAAAGACAGAAGACtcacaaaaaaacattaaagccaaacatttcttgaaacaaaaaacagaaaagcaACTCCGCCTTTCAGGAAACAAGGATCGATCTAAGCtgaattaacaaaattaaacaacatATGATAACTCGAGGGAAAAAGGTTACAGGAACTCTTCACAGGAAAGAACAAGAAAGCAGTTCCAAACCCGGAACTGTTTCAAGTCTTGTCCTAAGCACACTGTTGAATTACGGAAAAGTAgcttcaagaaattatgcgcgCATTAGCCAGAAAGTTGTCAACACATCCATTCCACGCacagaaaatgcccaaaaaCCAATGGCAGCTTCAACGTTCCTCTCTTTGATAGAGATCGACTTGATGGTAAAATTCCACCCTTGTACCTCAACatgcttttaggaaaaaaaactgaGATCGACAACCATTACGCTCGagtagtgaccaagtttggagAAAGAAGTCTAGTGACTTCCTTCACGAACAACATTAAACCTGTGCAGTGCTGCTAATCTTACTTTccattatttcaaagaaattttctttacatTCAACTTGTAAACAGGCCtttttgcaaaatgagtaaaatcgtttAAGATAAATTGTAATTTATTAATATCGTAACAGTACAAATAATACCATTATTACGTTTCGTgataatgtagttactttccagtcgtatactgctttatgaattgaaaatctgagagacaaaTATTTGTACAAGTTATATTGCCAAGGGAATGATTAAAGAATATCACTGGtttttttcattatgaaaagAACTTAGTCCTACTTGTGAAAGACAGAAATACGAAGGGGTAACACTcgaaatttctttacagtggtcaatttaccatatcaactcagttgataaacccttttctgaCACTGACACAGCACCGcagcttctttacaaacttTATTTGAAAGCGTGCCAAATGAATCCCTTGCCTAGAaagcagtgtctgacacttgccgaCCGCAGATTAACTGTAATTATTAAaatctcaacctcggataatgaatttctcgtgctctgattggtttactcaatctcgattatcagctcatataccttagtttgaccttctATGGCAAACGATTGCGCTAACCGTTGCGaagctaaaattattttcgccggcaagcgaaatttctctctgaataaaacaaaacaggggcggatttaggggggccgagggggccgcggccccccctttcagttcgtcggagatttattttttttgtcaaaatatacaataattttataattttgtaagcagtctgttggagcttttgatttttttagctaaagcatgatttttcgctaatagtatgaccaaagttgtgcgaaaaagctttcaacgttaccggcgttaataTGATcgttttgaaatgacgaagaagactggatgaaaattccttgtctacagtcaacctattttacagagactgtaacaacgtaaaatcttaatgtctatatatataattatatatgttTTGGTTAGGTACAAATAGAATAtcattgtgacacgtacgtgcttgtgtgctgttccatcaaatcatgaaccctgtgttcattgctgcctTTTGCACTGACAAGCATCTctttggattcagggtaggacttagccgttcgttacagggttcgacattAGATGCTATTGAGGCATACAtgcatattaacgtggtgaaagatcagctggcagatatgcttaaggatgcaaaaacagtgtttgcgcattcaaagcatgaaaagattcagaaaatggctaagaaagcagacgtaaagatcaccatcctgcgcacttgtggtatacagacacttcgtttgtttcttccaaggctgttgtgactttggagcgaagagtcataaaccatgcatcattataaccacaacttataattttattcaatatggaatcctgatattttactttccagattgcaccagattgcatgcaagagtaccaagagaaaatgaggggacagagagggagactcccggtccagcccttgggatatgtcatgtctacgaaagttatttttagacgagcggaagtccttgttctagcggaagtctttattccgagacgtccgcatgcaggccaacctcggtctgatgtttgaaagaaaataaatattcattagccttccacgtgcgccgccattttttctcttcactaagaacctgagagtgagacaagactgcatgcggacgtctcggaagacagacttccgctcatccaaaaataactttcgtggacatgacatatcccgaccAACGCTCTGAgctccgtctctgtcccctcattttctcttgagagtacccaaattttcaaaattttctgggggggcatgcccccagacccccctagaaagtagcgccgaaggcgctactgaggcgcgctgattagtattcttgttcggcccccactttcaaaaaatgctagatccgcccctcCTTAACCCTCATTTGTGAAAAGAATTATTTTACTTGAATTTCCTAATTTTAATTAGGATTTTGGATTATGATTTTGAATTAGGATATGATTTTGAATCTTAAAAGATTCAAAATCATAGCATTATACGCCAGTTGACTAAAATGCACTACAATAGACACTACAGTATAATACTGTAATAATAGAGTTTAATTTTATGTTATTTACTTGCCTAGACAAACCTGAAGCCTATGGCAAGCAGCGATTATGGGGTGCATTTGGTTGGGGACTTGCTGCGTTTATTGTCGGTTCAAGCCTTTCTACGATAGAAGAACTCAACAGTTGTAACGATCCATTGAACGTGGACTATCTGCCATGTTTTTACGCTTTTGCCTGTTTGATGGGAGTGGCCTTCTCAATCGGTGCCTTTTTTGaatttgatgataaaaaatCTCAAGACAATAATATATGGCATGGACTAGAGACGCTTATAAGCTGTCAGTACTTATTCTTTATCCTGACGATCCTGTTCTGTGGGCTCGCTTTaggttttatacaaacgtttcTATTTTGGCATTTACAGGATATAGGAGGTTCTCAGTTCTTGTTCAGCACCATTACAGCAATTCACTGCTTCTCAGAAGTCATGGTTTACAGCTTTTCTGGAATCTTAATCAAATGGTGTGGTCATCATGGAGTTCTTTATATTGGTTTATTATGTTACATAATTCGATTTCTCGCTTACGCCTTCATCACAAACAGTTGGGTTGTCCTTCCTTTTGAAATCCTCCACGGTTTATCGACAGCTGCTGTATGGTCAGCGGCAGTTGTGTTTGTAGGGCTTATCCCTGGGGCATCCGCAACTTTGCAGGGTATCCTTGG
Encoded here:
- the LOC138013409 gene encoding major facilitator superfamily domain-containing protein 6-like, with the translated sequence MHYENERNIEEIPISPVKEQDHILCRCFSGINRRLLIYKMFYFFFFSAVGALFPYLAVFYKQLWLSAHETGILMGIRPLIQLFGTPMWGAIADTYNKSKFIFMVSLSAWLVSNYSLSLVSPVIQLSLCRDNATIGIVEEILEILKNKTPPAKTSTDTVTRHKQKAPTVVDTGKDNSDHWFEIVGQVNKSNPTRNTILRKSKSPSRVELSHLLANLSHDLVNGSKYNVKFSAKVDATMVPAFNRSRIVQNIGIFPNVKQRRRRRTDKTYGFSTPIAPFLSSQSDQHINRSKQVSGGKSRRFKVNDRDFVSDSALLGFLNSSQSGKVDIKGLANQVNREKIERVFDWLNMAGEYPWPLDTIADYESTQTSYDWQSQHETHLFTILFFITAVGTLIAAPAITLADTATLQNLDKPEAYGKQRLWGAFGWGLAAFIVGSSLSTIEELNSCNDPLNVDYLPCFYAFACLMGVAFSIGAFFEFDDKKSQDNNIWHGLETLISCQYLFFILTILFCGLALGFIQTFLFWHLQDIGGSQFLFSTITAIHCFSEVMVYSFSGILIKWCGHHGVLYIGLLCYIIRFLAYAFITNSWVVLPFEILHGLSTAAVWSAAVVFVGLIPGASATLQGILGGVHWGLGNGGGGVIGGLLITYAGTTTSFLIFGLVSVLDLILFVCLNNMEYFTFFTKEVGSRSQHIIQDDKSNVKDDTEYNEFH